In the genome of Saprospira sp. CCB-QB6, one region contains:
- a CDS encoding Rpn family recombination-promoting nuclease/putative transposase yields the protein MIKDRYINPLTDFGFKKLFGEAANKDLLIHFLNQLLPEKHQVEDLEYLPSERLPSSFLDRKVIFDIYCTSNRGEQFIIELQRSKQNHFIDRSIFYSTFPIQEQSERGDWNFKLWPIYTICILDFKINQPNPHNRVIRYVQLKDQDKELFFEDLTYIYIELPNFTKTLDELEDLQDKWLYLFRYLAKLEDRPAALQERIFIRLFRAAEIASYSIEERQNYEVSLKKHRDIKNAIDTALEKGRAEGLEEGALAAKKAMAKQMQIANFPLEQIAQITGCSLEQIKNWLKD from the coding sequence ATGATCAAGGATCGCTATATCAATCCACTGACCGATTTTGGCTTTAAGAAGCTTTTTGGCGAGGCTGCCAACAAAGACCTCTTGATCCATTTTCTCAATCAATTGCTCCCCGAAAAGCATCAGGTGGAAGACCTAGAGTATCTACCAAGCGAACGCTTGCCTTCCAGCTTTCTGGACCGAAAAGTTATTTTTGATATCTATTGCACCAGCAACCGAGGCGAACAGTTTATTATTGAGCTGCAACGCAGTAAGCAAAATCACTTCATCGACCGCTCTATTTTTTATAGCACTTTCCCCATTCAAGAACAATCCGAAAGGGGCGATTGGAATTTTAAGCTCTGGCCCATTTATACGATCTGTATTCTCGATTTTAAGATCAATCAGCCCAACCCTCATAATCGAGTAATCCGCTATGTACAGCTCAAAGACCAAGACAAAGAGCTCTTCTTTGAAGACCTCACTTATATTTATATCGAGCTGCCTAATTTCACCAAAACCCTAGATGAGCTAGAAGATCTACAAGATAAATGGCTTTATCTTTTCCGCTATTTGGCCAAATTAGAAGATCGGCCCGCAGCGCTGCAAGAGCGCATTTTTATTCGGCTTTTCCGTGCCGCCGAAATTGCTAGCTACTCTATTGAGGAACGCCAAAATTATGAGGTCTCCCTCAAAAAGCACCGAGATATAAAAAATGCTATTGACACGGCCCTAGAAAAAGGCAGAGCCGAAGGCTTGGAAGAAGGCGCATTAGCGGCCAAAAAAGCCATGGCCAAACAAATGCAGATCGCCAACTTCCCACTAGAACAAATTGCTCAAATTACTGGCTGTAGCCTAGAGCAAATCAAAAACTGGCTAAAAGATTAG
- a CDS encoding transglutaminase-like domain-containing protein, whose protein sequence is MQDLSPYLASTYFIEAEHPDIQSYAQKITAQAASPAEKVQALYYAIRDGWSYYPYHLRLKKEALRASHILQKDYGYCVEKSVLFASCLRAIEIPARLGFANVRNHLATKKVEEYLRTDLMVFHAYTEVFLHNRWIKLTPVFNKTLCERLNVAPLDFNGQDEAIFQESDKSGQPFMRYEKEYGHFEDLPLALFIQELRHYYPHIFEQRIHSKDVIVDF, encoded by the coding sequence ATGCAAGATCTATCGCCTTATTTGGCTAGCACTTATTTTATAGAGGCTGAGCATCCCGATATCCAAAGTTATGCGCAAAAAATCACGGCTCAGGCTGCAAGTCCCGCAGAGAAAGTTCAGGCCCTGTATTACGCTATTCGAGATGGTTGGAGCTACTATCCCTATCATCTCCGCCTCAAAAAGGAGGCTTTGCGGGCCAGCCATATTTTGCAAAAAGACTATGGCTATTGTGTCGAGAAATCAGTCCTTTTTGCCAGTTGTTTACGGGCCATTGAGATTCCCGCCCGCCTAGGATTTGCCAATGTTCGCAATCATTTGGCCACGAAAAAAGTGGAGGAATATCTGCGTACGGACCTCATGGTTTTTCATGCCTATACCGAGGTTTTTTTACACAATCGCTGGATAAAACTCACTCCCGTTTTTAACAAAACCCTTTGTGAGCGCCTCAATGTGGCTCCTTTAGATTTCAATGGGCAGGATGAAGCCATCTTTCAAGAGTCGGATAAATCGGGGCAGCCCTTTATGCGTTATGAAAAGGAATATGGCCATTTTGAGGACCTTCCTCTTGCGCTTTTCATTCAGGAACTTCGCCATTATTATCCTCATATTTTTGAGCAGCGCATTCATAGCAAAGACGTTATTGTTGATTTTTAA
- a CDS encoding VOC family protein, which produces MTKPVYIEFAAKDLSASKAFFKTVFKWKFEDYGPAYTAFFASNFEGGFYEAPLSSSVKTGGALLVLYAEDLPACLAAVQAAGGQISQEIFVFPGGARFHFIEPSGNELAVWSEKAAPEAS; this is translated from the coding sequence ATGACAAAACCAGTTTATATAGAGTTCGCGGCCAAGGACTTATCCGCCAGCAAAGCCTTTTTCAAAACAGTATTCAAATGGAAGTTTGAGGATTATGGCCCTGCCTACACGGCTTTTTTTGCCTCTAACTTTGAGGGGGGATTTTACGAGGCGCCCCTCTCCTCTTCGGTCAAAACAGGAGGGGCTTTGTTGGTCCTTTATGCTGAAGATTTGCCTGCTTGTTTGGCAGCAGTACAAGCTGCGGGTGGCCAAATTAGTCAAGAGATTTTCGTTTTTCCTGGAGGGGCTCGCTTTCACTTTATAGAACCTAGTGGCAATGAGTTGGCGGTTTGGTCCGAAAAAGCAGCGCCTGAGGCCAGTTAA
- a CDS encoding peptidase S8 — translation MKSPILPLLFLALPLFIWAQKPVATGNMQTSLSCLGCFVSQPEMAFDASTSTAAIMDPTALPLSTIGYVSQDYSFAAPLAIGSELRLDLAFSDNSILAGLLGTLANCLVFDRLEVDLLNGTTVVSTYGGSSGTSLAELDVVDAASSRFNLLIQVPTANVDGIRIRTGALVSLGLGIAPSSLEIYDIKGMPTDRYYASRFTGNSGQNGLALTLCLGCGVLNEAHAASLGGDPNSQYAQMRWDIGLSLLGTEYQYAEYDWGASPNLDLLGDADGTADAVLIQLQEVALADLGLDLGSNIWDNNGLAVMAHYTDGSNNLLDNSSPLLSANLLGVGSGRFQLVLNIPPSKTLDRVEVRRTAPTVGLFTELRVYNIYTVTQASLPLKLAEFHLKKDLKKGILLDWQTESEYDMDQIIVQRAGEDLKFEDLSAIDAQNDPHQKANYAFTDEQPNWGNNYYRLKFLGFAENDISYSEIKVANWQHNTTFTIYRQGQNLSIQKANNHKEEPLRLQVYSLQGQLLLEQNFANAQADFNTANLPHLFQLQVVGEGQAYYQELIPNP, via the coding sequence ATGAAATCCCCAATCTTACCCCTTCTTTTTTTGGCCCTTCCCCTTTTTATCTGGGCTCAAAAGCCAGTAGCAACTGGCAACATGCAAACTTCATTAAGTTGCCTTGGCTGCTTTGTAAGTCAACCAGAAATGGCCTTTGATGCGAGCACGAGCACGGCCGCTATTATGGACCCTACGGCCTTGCCTTTGTCTACAATAGGCTATGTTTCTCAAGACTATTCTTTTGCCGCCCCTTTAGCTATAGGCTCTGAACTTCGCCTGGATCTTGCGTTTAGTGATAATAGCATTCTAGCAGGTCTTTTAGGTACTTTAGCGAACTGTCTTGTTTTCGATCGTTTAGAAGTTGATTTGCTAAATGGAACCACTGTAGTTAGTACTTATGGTGGTAGCTCTGGAACTTCCTTGGCTGAACTAGATGTAGTTGATGCCGCTAGCTCTAGATTTAATTTGCTCATTCAGGTCCCAACGGCAAACGTAGATGGAATTCGCATACGAACTGGAGCATTGGTTTCTTTAGGCCTAGGTATTGCCCCTTCCTCTTTAGAAATTTATGATATTAAAGGAATGCCCACAGACCGCTATTATGCTAGCCGATTCACAGGGAATTCTGGCCAAAATGGCTTGGCGTTGACTCTTTGCCTCGGTTGTGGCGTACTCAATGAGGCACATGCCGCTAGCCTAGGAGGCGATCCTAACTCTCAATACGCTCAAATGCGCTGGGATATTGGCCTAAGTCTTTTAGGAACAGAATACCAATATGCCGAGTACGACTGGGGCGCTAGCCCTAACCTCGATCTATTAGGCGATGCCGATGGAACAGCCGATGCCGTACTAATCCAGTTACAGGAGGTGGCCTTAGCTGATTTAGGACTAGATTTAGGCAGCAATATTTGGGACAATAATGGCTTAGCTGTAATGGCTCACTATACAGATGGAAGCAATAACCTACTCGATAATAGCTCTCCTCTTTTGTCCGCCAATTTGCTAGGAGTAGGCTCTGGCCGCTTCCAATTGGTCCTCAATATTCCCCCAAGCAAAACACTAGACCGTGTTGAGGTCCGCCGAACTGCACCAACAGTAGGCCTATTTACAGAACTTAGAGTCTATAATATTTATACAGTTACTCAAGCAAGTTTGCCGCTCAAATTAGCCGAATTTCATCTCAAAAAAGACCTAAAAAAAGGCATCCTTCTCGACTGGCAAACCGAAAGTGAGTACGATATGGACCAAATTATTGTCCAAAGAGCTGGCGAAGACCTCAAGTTTGAAGACCTCAGCGCTATTGATGCCCAAAATGACCCACACCAAAAGGCCAACTACGCCTTTACTGACGAACAACCCAATTGGGGCAACAATTATTATCGCCTTAAATTTCTGGGCTTTGCCGAAAATGATATCAGCTACTCAGAAATAAAAGTGGCCAACTGGCAACACAATACTACTTTCACAATTTATCGTCAAGGCCAAAATCTAAGCATTCAAAAGGCAAACAACCATAAAGAAGAACCACTTCGATTACAGGTCTATAGCCTGCAAGGCCAATTGCTGCTAGAACAAAATTTTGCTAATGCGCAAGCAGATTTTAACACAGCCAATTTGCCGCATCTCTTTCAACTACAAGTTGTAGGTGAAGGACAAGCTTACTATCAAGAGCTAATTCCTAATCCTTAG
- a CDS encoding alpha/beta fold hydrolase — MEQQAKEAAQAGELGNFYKKQELPLAVKALRFYFRNLGSLAPNYSTKLFWKLFTQPNPRKIKDWHKEFLASAKNKSRFEVEGHEYCLFEWGEGNKTIILAHGWEGMTPDFKRLIEALLAQSDDYRIISIDFAAHGAAAGQQSNLPIFMLGLKELLRKEKEVYALIGHSLGACASFFAGLEEREEVHIQKLVMMGAYPIPYHFFLTFKEFMQVPDALFRKIFNNIQEQLDWDISQYNMYEQRYKLPVQEVLLVHDELDEVADFEKIRALAAGWDKVEVFYGRHGGHSRHFRHKEVVEVVSNFVGRSKNVLAD; from the coding sequence ATGGAACAACAAGCAAAGGAAGCCGCTCAGGCTGGAGAATTGGGCAATTTTTATAAAAAGCAAGAATTGCCTTTGGCCGTAAAAGCTTTGCGCTTTTATTTCCGAAACTTGGGCAGTTTGGCCCCTAACTATTCTACAAAATTATTTTGGAAGCTGTTTACGCAGCCCAATCCTCGAAAAATTAAAGATTGGCATAAGGAGTTTTTGGCTAGCGCCAAAAACAAAAGTCGGTTTGAGGTAGAGGGCCATGAATACTGTTTATTTGAATGGGGGGAAGGGAACAAAACCATTATTTTGGCCCATGGCTGGGAAGGCATGACGCCTGACTTCAAGCGCTTAATTGAGGCGCTTTTGGCCCAATCTGATGATTACCGCATCATTTCTATTGATTTTGCGGCTCATGGAGCTGCTGCGGGCCAGCAAAGCAATTTGCCCATTTTTATGTTGGGCCTGAAAGAGCTGCTTCGCAAAGAAAAAGAGGTTTATGCCTTGATAGGGCATTCATTGGGTGCTTGTGCCTCCTTTTTTGCGGGTCTAGAAGAGCGAGAAGAGGTCCATATTCAAAAATTAGTCATGATGGGGGCCTATCCGATCCCCTATCATTTCTTTCTTACGTTTAAAGAATTTATGCAGGTACCCGATGCGCTTTTCCGCAAAATCTTTAACAATATTCAGGAGCAGTTGGATTGGGATATTTCGCAATACAATATGTATGAGCAGCGCTACAAGCTGCCCGTACAAGAAGTACTTTTGGTCCATGACGAGCTAGATGAGGTTGCTGATTTTGAAAAAATCAGGGCTTTGGCTGCGGGTTGGGACAAGGTAGAGGTCTTTTATGGTCGACATGGGGGACATTCTCGTCATTTTCGCCACAAAGAGGTGGTTGAAGTAGTGAGTAATTTTGTGGGACGAAGCAAAAACGTTTTGGCTGATTAG
- a CDS encoding TetR/AcrR family transcriptional regulator: MKKSAKTRQHIIEKTAPIFNQQGYIGSSLTDLCQASGLSKGAIYGHFQNKEELALEAFNYNLRRLSQAIMKRVDTVDRPMDKLATILQFYQDYHQFVIPFGGCPILNLGIDAQGQHPQFLARVVEVIKKLENHIRRLILEAMQAGEFRPNLDEAKLSRQIFSLLEGAIFMSLSLNDSQYLLDATDLAQNILRDCQLSPSPQQ, from the coding sequence ATGAAAAAATCGGCCAAAACGCGGCAACATATTATAGAAAAGACGGCCCCTATTTTTAATCAACAAGGCTATATAGGGAGTAGCTTAACTGATCTTTGCCAAGCGAGTGGGCTTAGCAAAGGAGCCATTTATGGCCACTTCCAAAATAAGGAAGAATTGGCCCTAGAAGCCTTTAATTATAACTTGCGTCGACTCAGTCAAGCCATTATGAAAAGGGTGGATACCGTAGATCGTCCAATGGATAAATTGGCGACCATCCTACAGTTTTATCAAGATTATCATCAGTTTGTCATCCCTTTTGGCGGTTGTCCTATTCTTAATTTGGGTATAGATGCCCAAGGACAACATCCACAATTTTTGGCTCGGGTGGTAGAAGTGATTAAAAAACTAGAAAACCATATTCGCCGTCTCATTTTGGAGGCGATGCAGGCTGGAGAGTTTCGGCCCAATTTGGATGAAGCCAAACTCAGCCGTCAGATTTTTTCGCTGCTAGAAGGAGCCATTTTTATGAGCCTTAGCCTAAATGACAGCCAATATTTATTGGATGCCACAGATTTGGCCCAAAACATACTCAGAGATTGTCAACTATCCCCTAGTCCTCAACAATAA
- a CDS encoding hotdog fold thioesterase: MSIWRRTASLAQLNQLSENTVVSYLGIEFIEIGEDYLKARMPVTANQVQPARILHGGVSVVLAETLGSVASVLCIDEDSGKQPVGLEINASHLRSVPEGGEVVGICRPVRIGRQVHFWEIELQDAKERPICRSRLTVMLRDAK; the protein is encoded by the coding sequence ATGTCTATTTGGAGAAGAACAGCCAGCCTCGCCCAGCTCAATCAGTTATCGGAAAATACCGTTGTGAGTTATTTGGGCATTGAGTTTATAGAAATTGGGGAGGATTATTTGAAGGCGAGAATGCCTGTGACGGCGAATCAGGTGCAGCCAGCGCGGATTTTGCATGGAGGTGTTTCTGTTGTTTTGGCCGAAACTTTGGGTTCTGTGGCCTCTGTCCTTTGTATAGATGAGGATAGTGGAAAGCAGCCTGTGGGCTTAGAAATCAATGCGAGTCATTTGCGTTCGGTGCCAGAAGGAGGCGAAGTAGTGGGGATTTGTCGGCCGGTTCGCATTGGTCGTCAGGTTCACTTTTGGGAGATAGAATTGCAAGATGCAAAAGAGCGACCTATTTGTCGAAGTCGCCTTACTGTCATGCTAAGAGATGCTAAATAA
- the metG gene encoding methionine--tRNA ligase, which produces MSKKYTLTAALPYANGALHLGHLAGAYLPADIYARFLRRQGKDLAFVCGSDEHGAAITIRAKKEGRSPQEIIDHYHALNKKTFEQLGISFDIYHRTSSELHHKTAQDFFLQLLEKGDQFEQKTTEQYYDEDFKQFLADRYIQGTCPKCGHEEAFGDQCEKCGSTLSPTELINPISTMSGKTPVLKETSHWYFRLDQHEAWLKDWIEKGQVDGQQLHDPSQWRKHVLGQCLSWIEGGLQPRAITRDLDWGIKLPIENAEGKVLYVWFDAPLGYISATKAWAEEQGKNWEDYWKGEDTELIHFIGKDNIVFHCVVFPAMLKAAGDYVLPKNVPANQFLNLEGKKFSKSRGWVIEQHQYLQDFAEFPNKEDALRYALIRSLPENKDGDFKWEEFVALHDNELADNLGNFFNRVLSFIQKYSAGKLPAADLDLLIQGSEGASESSYLKFCQTEILPLVERLEKEILAFELRQAIQTVLELSRLGNGMFQNNSPWKLAKDNPEAAEVQTVLALGVQIAACLNILLEPFLPFVAKKMQELLNWSDDLNWEGLKEKLAAGESLLAVGHALAEPKVIFAKINNKKDKRWSDLIAQQEQLLQDRLKALEAEAKRKAQEEANQKRLPEIEFDDFTKVEMRLAKVISAKKVKKADRLLEIEVDLGGEKRTVVSGLAKFYTPEELLGQQVVMVVNLKPRKLKGIESQGMILTAENPDGSLSLLQPWKGMQDGALIK; this is translated from the coding sequence ATGTCAAAGAAATATACGCTTACTGCAGCCCTTCCTTATGCTAATGGGGCCTTGCACCTTGGCCATTTGGCGGGGGCCTATTTGCCTGCCGATATTTATGCCCGTTTTTTGCGCCGACAAGGCAAAGATTTGGCTTTTGTTTGTGGTTCTGATGAGCATGGCGCGGCCATTACGATTCGGGCCAAAAAAGAGGGGCGGAGTCCTCAAGAAATTATTGACCATTATCATGCGCTCAATAAAAAAACTTTTGAGCAGCTCGGTATTTCTTTTGACATTTATCATCGGACCAGTAGTGAGTTGCATCATAAAACGGCTCAAGATTTCTTTTTGCAGTTGTTAGAAAAAGGCGATCAGTTTGAGCAAAAGACCACAGAGCAGTATTATGATGAAGATTTCAAACAGTTTTTAGCCGATCGTTATATTCAGGGAACTTGTCCAAAATGTGGACATGAGGAAGCTTTTGGCGACCAATGTGAAAAATGTGGCTCGACGCTTTCGCCTACAGAACTGATCAATCCGATTTCTACGATGAGTGGGAAAACACCTGTGCTAAAAGAAACTAGCCATTGGTATTTCCGTTTGGATCAGCATGAGGCTTGGCTCAAAGACTGGATCGAGAAGGGGCAGGTAGATGGTCAGCAATTGCATGATCCCAGCCAATGGCGCAAACATGTTTTGGGCCAATGCCTTTCTTGGATTGAGGGGGGACTGCAACCTAGAGCCATTACTCGCGATTTGGATTGGGGAATCAAATTACCCATTGAAAATGCCGAGGGCAAGGTGCTTTATGTTTGGTTTGATGCCCCCTTGGGCTATATTTCAGCCACTAAGGCTTGGGCCGAAGAACAAGGCAAAAACTGGGAAGATTACTGGAAAGGAGAGGATACGGAATTGATTCATTTCATTGGAAAGGACAATATTGTTTTCCATTGTGTGGTTTTTCCCGCCATGCTTAAAGCGGCAGGCGATTATGTTTTGCCCAAAAATGTTCCTGCCAACCAGTTTTTGAATTTAGAGGGCAAAAAGTTTTCTAAATCGAGAGGTTGGGTAATCGAACAACATCAATATTTGCAAGACTTTGCCGAATTTCCCAATAAGGAAGATGCGCTTCGCTATGCCTTGATTCGCAGTTTGCCCGAAAATAAAGATGGCGACTTCAAATGGGAGGAATTTGTGGCCCTACATGATAATGAGCTAGCCGATAACTTGGGGAATTTCTTCAATCGAGTACTCAGCTTTATTCAAAAATATAGCGCTGGCAAACTGCCTGCGGCTGATTTAGATTTGCTCATTCAGGGATCTGAGGGGGCTAGTGAAAGCAGCTATTTGAAGTTTTGCCAAACAGAGATTTTGCCTTTGGTGGAGCGTTTGGAAAAAGAAATTTTGGCTTTTGAGCTGCGCCAAGCAATTCAAACTGTGCTAGAACTCTCTCGTTTGGGCAATGGAATGTTCCAGAACAACTCGCCTTGGAAATTGGCCAAGGATAATCCAGAAGCAGCAGAAGTGCAAACGGTTTTGGCCCTTGGGGTACAGATTGCCGCTTGCCTGAATATTTTGCTAGAGCCATTTTTGCCTTTTGTAGCCAAGAAAATGCAGGAGCTTCTCAATTGGTCGGATGATTTGAATTGGGAGGGCTTAAAAGAAAAATTGGCTGCAGGAGAAAGCCTTTTGGCAGTGGGCCATGCTTTGGCAGAACCCAAAGTCATTTTTGCCAAAATCAACAATAAGAAAGATAAGCGCTGGTCCGATTTGATTGCCCAACAAGAGCAATTGTTGCAAGATCGGCTCAAGGCCTTAGAAGCGGAGGCCAAGCGCAAGGCTCAAGAAGAAGCCAATCAAAAGCGTTTGCCTGAGATCGAGTTTGATGATTTTACCAAGGTAGAAATGCGTTTGGCCAAGGTAATTTCGGCCAAAAAAGTGAAAAAGGCAGATCGTTTATTGGAAATTGAGGTAGACTTGGGCGGAGAAAAAAGAACTGTAGTTTCTGGTTTGGCCAAATTCTATACGCCCGAAGAACTTTTGGGCCAACAGGTTGTGATGGTGGTCAATTTGAAGCCCAGAAAGCTCAAAGGCATTGAGTCGCAGGGAATGATTTTGACGGCCGAAAATCCCGATGGCAGCCTCTCTTTGCTCCAACCCTGGAAGGGTATGCAAGATGGCGCCTTGATTAAATAG
- a CDS encoding thioredoxin family protein, whose protein sequence is MFRIATTLVLSISGIYLACSSSTPNALSAEAPDSATFELKSFRGSVEENEEEPLSNVNWMTYEQAVAQLQADKAAGHKGKKIFIDIYTDWCGWCKRMDKNTFQQKEISAYLNNNFYPVKLDAEYREDILFAGNTFKYIPQGRRGYHQLAAVLLDGKMSYPTVVFLNEDFQLIQRIPGYLEVGIFDTILHYLADDHYKKTPWEQFQQEYKSTVQR, encoded by the coding sequence ATGTTCAGAATTGCCACTACTTTAGTTCTTTCTATTTCTGGAATCTACCTCGCCTGTAGCTCGAGTACGCCAAATGCGCTTAGCGCTGAAGCTCCCGATAGCGCCACTTTTGAGCTCAAAAGCTTCCGAGGATCAGTTGAAGAAAATGAAGAAGAACCTTTGTCTAACGTAAACTGGATGACCTATGAGCAGGCCGTAGCCCAGCTCCAAGCCGATAAGGCTGCAGGCCATAAAGGCAAAAAAATCTTTATTGACATTTATACGGATTGGTGCGGTTGGTGTAAGCGAATGGACAAAAACACCTTTCAACAAAAGGAAATTTCCGCTTACCTCAATAACAATTTCTATCCCGTAAAACTAGATGCCGAATACCGAGAAGATATTCTCTTTGCTGGCAATACCTTCAAGTATATTCCGCAAGGCCGCAGAGGCTATCATCAGCTGGCCGCTGTTTTACTTGATGGGAAAATGAGCTACCCGACCGTAGTTTTCCTCAATGAGGATTTTCAACTCATCCAACGCATCCCTGGCTATTTAGAAGTGGGTATTTTTGATACCATTTTGCACTACTTAGCCGATGACCACTACAAAAAAACCCCCTGGGAGCAATTCCAACAAGAATACAAAAGCACGGTCCAACGCTAA
- the asd gene encoding archaetidylserine decarboxylase (Phosphatidylserine decarboxylase is synthesized as a single chain precursor. Generation of the pyruvoyl active site from a Ser is coupled to cleavage of a Gly-Ser bond between the larger (beta) and smaller (alpha chains). It is an integral membrane protein.): MQGIQYIDRKTGALCEERPPAEKYIRFLYQSPLGKLPLELLVRRKFLSAWYGRRMDKEKSAKKIADFVAAYNIDMSEALRTVEEFENFNAFFCRKLHPSARPIGEGLVSPADGKLLAFEHIDELRAFFVKGQAFNLKRFLGDEALAERYAKGSLLIIRLAPHDYHRYHFPYAGQAEEAKQIVGRYYSVSPYALARNFVKVFCENKRAYSLLKTADRGDILLAPVGATMVGSIHFSYPPNAQLEKGQEMGYFAFGGSTVVMLLEPGQFELSADLLENSRRGMETAVRMGEQIGS; this comes from the coding sequence ATGCAAGGAATACAATATATAGACCGCAAGACGGGAGCGCTTTGTGAGGAGCGGCCGCCAGCGGAAAAGTACATTCGGTTTTTGTATCAGAGTCCTTTGGGCAAACTGCCTTTGGAGTTATTGGTGCGTAGAAAATTTTTGTCGGCTTGGTATGGGCGGCGGATGGATAAGGAAAAATCGGCTAAGAAAATTGCGGATTTTGTGGCGGCCTACAATATAGATATGAGCGAGGCTTTGCGGACAGTGGAGGAATTTGAGAACTTCAATGCCTTTTTTTGTCGCAAGCTGCATCCTTCTGCACGGCCCATTGGAGAGGGTTTAGTTTCTCCGGCTGATGGGAAGCTTCTAGCTTTTGAGCATATTGATGAGCTGCGTGCTTTTTTTGTGAAGGGGCAGGCCTTTAATTTGAAGCGTTTTTTGGGCGATGAAGCTTTGGCTGAGCGTTATGCCAAGGGGAGTTTATTGATTATTCGGTTGGCGCCGCATGATTATCATCGCTATCATTTTCCCTATGCGGGGCAGGCCGAGGAGGCCAAGCAGATTGTGGGGCGGTATTATTCAGTTTCGCCTTATGCTTTAGCGAGGAATTTTGTTAAGGTATTTTGCGAAAACAAAAGGGCGTATAGTCTTTTAAAAACGGCTGATCGGGGCGATATTTTGTTGGCGCCGGTGGGGGCTACGATGGTAGGCAGCATTCATTTTAGTTATCCGCCCAACGCCCAACTAGAAAAGGGGCAAGAAATGGGATACTTTGCTTTTGGGGGCTCTACGGTAGTGATGTTGTTGGAGCCTGGACAATTTGAGTTGAGTGCCGATTTATTGGAAAATAGCCGTCGGGGGATGGAAACAGCTGTTCGGATGGGCGAGCAAATTGGAAGCTAA